Proteins from a genomic interval of Anatilimnocola floriformis:
- a CDS encoding prenyltransferase/squalene oxidase repeat-containing protein, translating into MVRPTSRDATSRRQPWLDPATRRTALATLITIPANLLLLIVLASLWHHMPVAPAKTFEPNFESSFHEPYETPVEEMTLAFTTPETPIGLPLEPDVQAFPTLLPDAAEIFAVTPGDPVVTLEIPALPPGDKPAAVASQSSHSPQSTVPSAAQMLTATDLKVGGGYEGRLTAAARDRLAGARGGSPASERAVQLGLAWLAAHQRSDGGWSFDLKGTPCAGQCSHAGTHQSTTAATALALLAYLGAGQTHRSGEYQTVVDRGLEYLCSRIVPSSRGADLQEGTMYAQGLATLALCEAYALTSDRELQKPAQQAIDFIVNVQHPLGGWRYFPGQPGDTTVLGWQLMALQSGKLAGLQIPEYTVPRAHEFLDRVQGEQGATYGYQTSGDQATPSAVGLLCRMYHGWPRSDERLKLGIERLAARGPDLHDLYFTYYATQALHHFDGPQWEAWNKRLRDRLVALQVKEGHEAGSWYTPDYHTVSGGRLCDTALAVMILEVYYRHMPLYGYRGIEDFW; encoded by the coding sequence ATGGTCCGTCCTACCAGCCGCGATGCAACTTCCCGCCGTCAGCCCTGGCTCGACCCGGCGACTCGGCGGACGGCGCTGGCCACACTCATCACCATTCCCGCCAACTTGCTTCTGCTGATTGTGCTGGCTTCGCTCTGGCACCACATGCCGGTCGCTCCGGCCAAGACATTCGAACCCAATTTCGAGTCGTCCTTCCACGAACCTTACGAAACGCCCGTCGAAGAAATGACGCTGGCATTCACCACGCCCGAAACACCGATTGGCTTACCGCTCGAACCCGACGTGCAGGCGTTCCCGACTCTCTTGCCCGACGCGGCAGAGATCTTCGCCGTAACTCCCGGCGATCCCGTGGTAACGCTCGAAATCCCCGCGCTACCGCCGGGAGATAAACCTGCTGCCGTTGCGAGTCAGTCTTCACACTCTCCACAATCCACCGTTCCCAGCGCCGCCCAAATGCTGACGGCGACCGACCTGAAAGTTGGCGGCGGCTACGAAGGTCGCCTGACTGCCGCCGCGCGCGATCGTCTTGCCGGGGCTCGCGGCGGATCTCCCGCCAGCGAACGCGCCGTGCAACTCGGCCTGGCTTGGCTCGCCGCGCATCAGCGCAGCGACGGCGGCTGGAGTTTCGATCTCAAAGGCACGCCCTGCGCCGGCCAATGCTCGCATGCCGGCACTCATCAATCGACAACGGCCGCCACGGCGCTCGCGCTGCTCGCTTATCTCGGTGCGGGACAAACCCACCGCAGCGGCGAATATCAAACGGTCGTCGATCGCGGTTTGGAATATCTTTGCTCGCGAATCGTCCCCAGCAGTCGCGGCGCCGATCTGCAAGAAGGAACCATGTACGCTCAAGGCCTGGCCACGCTCGCGCTCTGCGAAGCCTACGCCCTCACTTCCGATCGCGAATTGCAAAAGCCCGCGCAGCAAGCCATCGACTTCATCGTGAACGTGCAGCATCCGCTCGGCGGCTGGCGATACTTTCCCGGCCAACCGGGCGATACCACCGTGCTCGGTTGGCAACTAATGGCCCTGCAAAGTGGCAAGCTCGCCGGCCTGCAAATTCCCGAATACACCGTGCCGCGGGCTCACGAGTTTCTCGACCGCGTGCAAGGCGAACAGGGCGCGACCTACGGCTATCAAACCAGCGGCGACCAGGCGACGCCGTCCGCCGTCGGTTTGCTCTGCCGCATGTACCACGGCTGGCCGAGGAGCGACGAACGACTGAAGCTCGGCATCGAACGCCTCGCCGCCCGCGGCCCCGACCTGCACGATCTCTACTTCACCTACTACGCCACGCAAGCCCTGCATCACTTCGACGGCCCGCAGTGGGAGGCCTGGAACAAACGCCTCCGCGATCGCCTGGTCGCCCTGCAAGTCAAAGAAGGCCACGAAGCCGGCAGCTGGTACACCCCCGACTATCACACCGTCTCCGGCGGCCGCCTGTGCGACACCGCGCTGGCGGTGATGATCCTCGAAGTCTATTACCGCCACATGCCGCTGTATGGCTATCGCGGCATCGAGGATTTTTGGTGA